Proteins encoded together in one Miscanthus floridulus cultivar M001 chromosome 16, ASM1932011v1, whole genome shotgun sequence window:
- the LOC136511889 gene encoding uncharacterized protein, whose product MPSASKSKSKDRSAAKVAKEQPKVAAKPMGNGTLASSYNNLSGKFHVLEPSASLLGSQGIDKFRNTDEIDEHSRSSHGTGDFDCASNNGSCSGESEDPKEKPTSTASWVDSVPGCDIDKREKIRQKNEKKHQRQKERRAQELHERCKGYLMSRKLEALAQKLVAMGFSADQATMALIQNEGCVEESVSWLCNFDGNEEAKQQLAADQQSGANLKIDIADELSKIVSLEAKYKCTKQEVERAVVSCEGDLERAEEVLKTHKQESTAVPPKPEGSGDSSGLPNKQQVVLAQNPARPQTNGFSSVGSQQMRREEKDINYKLLMNGSGPKEPPIKGFQPLVTPIKPDLGRQQFVQPEKRRLNPNSIPSVPYVASSPLPVAVPQLKSDMRYVAGTNEVKSSMPNGSLRESVIVMQRPQSAGTKQSLPSTSHSMFAAEQSARDWFLNGTSGVDMMLNGGLGHGLRNMSLDSVSSARSFGHANHQQSFVSNPIELAANGWGGTWSSGGTSSSRSVASSLGAFRGWNSSESSSALPHSDWRTNGPAPYDYTSVDWSIDTTLLNPAAKSERLSDTWSTMFMGGRSTRTPGNLSGAGIAGLHDSNHPMDPASSHRPYEWPTFCRGGSS is encoded by the coding sequence ATGCCTTCTGCATCCAAGTCCAAGTCAAAAGACAGATCAGCTGCAAAAGTTGCAAAAGAGCAACCCAAGGTTGCTGCAAAGCCAATGGGAAATGGTACGCTTGCAAGTTCTTATAACAACCTCTCTGGAAAGTTCCATGTTCTGGAACCATCAGCCTCTTTGTTGGGTAGCCAAGGCATCGATAAATTCAGGAATACAGATGAAATAGATGAGCATTCTCGCAGCTCCCATGGTACAGGAGATTTCGATTGTGCCTCCAACAATGGTAGCTGCTCTGGTGAGTCAGAAGATCCAAAGGAAAAACCAACCAGTACCGCGTCTTGGGTAGACTCTGTTCCTGGATGTGATATTGATAAACGCGAGAAGATCAGACagaaaaatgagaagaagcatcaAAGGCAGAAGGAGAGGCGAGCCCAAGAATTGCACGAGCGTTGTAAGGGATACCTTATGTCCAGAAAATTGGAGGCACTTGCACAGAAGCTTGTTGCGATGGGTTTCTCAGCAGATCAAGCAACGATGGCCCTTATACAGAATGAGGGTTGCGTTGAGGAGTCTGTTTCCTGGCTCTGCAACTTTGATGGCAATGAGGAAGCTAAGCAACAACTTGCAGCTGATCAACAGTCTGGAGCTAACTTGAAGATTGATATAGCCGATGAGCTTTCAAAGATTGTGAGCTTGGAGGCAAAATATAAGTGTACAAAGCAAGAAGTTGAAAGAGCAGTTGTTTCCTGTGAAGGTGATCTAGAAAGGGCTGAGGAGGTCTTGAAGACACATAAGCAAGAATCAACTGCAGTCCCACCAAAGCCTGAGGGATCTGGTGATTCAAGTGGCTTGCCTAACAAGCAGCAAGTTGTACTTGCACAGAACCCTGCAAGGCCTCAAACAAATGGATTTTCATCAGTAGGATCTCAGCAGatgagaagagaggagaaggacaTAAACTATAAGCTTTTGATGAATGGTAGTGGTCCAAAGGAACCTCCAATTAAAGGTTTTCAGCCACTGGTAACACCAATTAAGCCAGATTTGGGCCGTCAGCAATTTGTTCAACCTGAGAAGAGACGTCTCAATCCCAACTCGATTCCGTCAGTTCCTTATGTGGCATCGTCTCCTTTGCCTGTTGCAGTGCCACAACTGAAGTCAGACATGCGGTATGTGGCAGGAACCAATGAGGTGAAAAGTTCAATGCCCAATGGAAGCTTGCGAGAGTCAGTAATTGTAATGCAGCGTCCTCAATCTGCAGGTACCAAGCAGAGCCTACCATCCACTAGCCATAGTATGTTTGCGGCAGAACAATCTGCAAGGGATTGGTTCTTAAATGGCACATCAGGCGTGGATATGATGTTGAATGGGGGCTTAGGTCATGGACTAAGGAATATGAGTTTGGACAGTGTTAGTTCTGCCAGGTCGTTTGGACATGCAAATCATCAACAAAGTTTTGTTTCTAATCCTATAGAGCTGGCTGCGAATGGTTGGGGTGGCACCTGGAGTTCTGGAGGTACATCATCTTCCCGTTCTGTGGCGTCATCACTCGGGGCATTTAGAGGGTGGAATTCATCTGAGTCGTCCTCTGCATTGCCTCATTCTGATTGGAGAACCAATGGGCCAGCACCTTATGACTACACCTCAGTAGACTGGAGCATCGACACAACGTTATTGAACCCAGCAGCAAAGAGCGAGCGGCTGTCGGACACATGGTCAACCATGTTCATGGGTGGCAGATCAACAAGGACACCTGGGAACCTCAGTGGTGCAGGCATCGCTGGGTTGCATGACAGTAACCATCCAATGGATCCTGCTTCATCACATCGTCCATATGAGTGGCCTACTTTCTGCAGGGGAGGATCTTCCTAG